TCGTGAAGGTGGGCAAGCAGGACTCCGACGGCGGCGGCTGCACCTCGCTGCCCGCCGGCGGGAGCGCCGCGGCCCTGGGCGCTGGCGTGCTCGGCCTGCTGCTGCGCCGCCGCAAGAAGGCGTAAGGAGAGATGTCCCCCATGCCAGGAGGTCCGCATCGCATGCGCCGTCCGTTCGTCGTTCCGCTTCTTGCGACCGGCCTCCTGGTCCTGGGTGTGCTGTCCTGTTCCGACACGCTCCTGGAGCCGCGCGCCCAGGAGCAGTCCCAGCTGGATGACCGGCTGACGCTCACCGGCCGGGTGTGCACGCGCCCGGCGAACCCCACCGGCTTCCCGGTGAAGGTGGTGCTCGTCGTGGACGAGTCCGGCAGCATGTGCGTGTCGGATCCGCCGGGCTCGCAGGAGGGCAGCGGCTTCTGCGAGCGCGCGGAGGTGCAGGCCATCATCCCGCCGGGCGTGACGGAGCCCGCGCGCGTGCGCGCCCTGAAGAACGTGGTGAACGGCTTCCGGCGCATCAACGCCGCGGGCCAGGGCAACATCAGCATCGCCATCGCCCCGTTCGAAACGAACGTGAAGAACACCTGGCCGCCGGCCTCCTCGGGAGACCGCTTCGCGCCGCCGGGCAACATCAACGGCTACATCGAAGGCCTTCAGTCGCAGCTGGGCAAGGGCACGGACTACCAGGGCGCGCTCAGCTACGCGTACAGCCTCATCGCCAGCGACATCGAAGCGGTGTCCCAGTCCACGCCGGAGCTGCTGCCGCGCACGCGCTACGTCGTCGTGTTCCTCACGGACGGCACGCCGTACCCGCGCTGCTCCGCCAACGACGACCTGTCCGTCTACGCGGGGCCGGACACGCCGGACCTCACCTGGCGCGACTCCATCTCCAGCTTCTGCAACGCCACCAGCACCACCGACGCCATCACCGGCTTCGAGGTGGGCACGGACCGCAACCAGAACTACCAGCTCTTCAGCTACGTGCGCCGGCTGATGGAGCTCAAGACGCAGTACAACGTGGGCGACGTGCGCATGCACACGGTGCTGCTCTTCAACGAAGAGGCCGTGCGCGCCTGCGGCCCCATCTGCCAGGACATCTACGGCACCTACCCGGGCGTCCCGGAGGCGCAGTACCCGGCCGCGGCGAAGAAGATCGCCTCGTACCTGCTCAAGCGCTTCGCGGAGATGGGCAACGGCGTGTACCAGGAGTTCAGCGACACGGCCGAAATCAGCGAGCTGGGCCTGGGCGCGCTGGACTACTCCTCCTTCGCGTCGCCCAACGTGATGAAGACGCTGCTGGTGGAGCCCCTGAGCTCCGCGCCGGGGGATGACGGCCGCGTGCTGGACAGCGACGGCGACGGCGTCCCGGACTCGCTGGACAACAGCTTCACGCTCAAGACGAACCCCTTCACCATCGACAGTGACGGGGACTGCCTGAGCGACGGCTTCGAGTACCGCCGCCAGGACCAGGGCTTCAAGGCGGGCAACGACCTGGACGCGCGCGGCTGCAACCCGCAGTCCCCGCTGACGCCCGGCTGCACCTGCCGGGACACGGACGGTGACGGGCTGTCGCAGTTCGCCGAGGCCTACCTCAAGACGCGCCAGGGCATCGTGGACAGCGACGGCGACGGCGTGCCGGACGGGCTGGAGGCGAAGTACGGCCTGAACCCGCTCCAGTCGAGCGTGGCCGGCCTGGACACCGACGGCGACGGGGTCCCGGACGACGTGGAGCTGAAGGCCGGCAGCGACCCCACCCGGCGCGACCGGCCCTTCCACGACAAGTACGGCATCCAGTACGAGGTGAAGAAGGTCCCGGGCGGCAACGACACGGACGGCGTCTGCTACGACTTCACCGTCTCCAACCTGCAGCTGGTGACGCCGCCGGACCGCGCGGGCGTGAAGCAGGGCTACAACCTGTTCAAGGTGTGGTTCGCGGAGGCGCCGGAGAGCGGCGTGGCCACGGACTACGGCGTCTGGCGCACCGCGTGCGCGTGGGCGCAGTACGCGCCGCCCAGCGTGCGCGTGCCGCTGGCGCCGGACCTGGCCATGCAGGACAGTGACTTCCGCCGTCCGGATCAACTGGTGGACCCCTGGAGAGCCCAGGGCAATTGCGTCGGCGTGTCGCCTTCGCAGGGAGGCGCGTCGCCGTGAGCCGCGCGGGACGTTGGTTGGCCCTCACCCTGGTGGGATTCGCCGTGGTGGTGGCCTGTACGGATTCGTACCTCTACGACCCGCGCCGCGACACGGAGGTGCCCGCGGACCGGGCCGTGGCGCTGGACGGG
The sequence above is drawn from the Corallococcus sp. NCRR genome and encodes:
- the mtsD gene encoding cell-cell cohesion protein MtsD, with the protein product MRRPFVVPLLATGLLVLGVLSCSDTLLEPRAQEQSQLDDRLTLTGRVCTRPANPTGFPVKVVLVVDESGSMCVSDPPGSQEGSGFCERAEVQAIIPPGVTEPARVRALKNVVNGFRRINAAGQGNISIAIAPFETNVKNTWPPASSGDRFAPPGNINGYIEGLQSQLGKGTDYQGALSYAYSLIASDIEAVSQSTPELLPRTRYVVVFLTDGTPYPRCSANDDLSVYAGPDTPDLTWRDSISSFCNATSTTDAITGFEVGTDRNQNYQLFSYVRRLMELKTQYNVGDVRMHTVLLFNEEAVRACGPICQDIYGTYPGVPEAQYPAAAKKIASYLLKRFAEMGNGVYQEFSDTAEISELGLGALDYSSFASPNVMKTLLVEPLSSAPGDDGRVLDSDGDGVPDSLDNSFTLKTNPFTIDSDGDCLSDGFEYRRQDQGFKAGNDLDARGCNPQSPLTPGCTCRDTDGDGLSQFAEAYLKTRQGIVDSDGDGVPDGLEAKYGLNPLQSSVAGLDTDGDGVPDDVELKAGSDPTRRDRPFHDKYGIQYEVKKVPGGNDTDGVCYDFTVSNLQLVTPPDRAGVKQGYNLFKVWFAEAPESGVATDYGVWRTACAWAQYAPPSVRVPLAPDLAMQDSDFRRPDQLVDPWRAQGNCVGVSPSQGGASP